In Rhodopirellula islandica, the following proteins share a genomic window:
- a CDS encoding polysaccharide deacetylase family protein, protein MFRSTQPNWLLLLAVSIAFPSTGVAEEGYWPDGKTYCVTLTYDDGIPSQIVHALPQLKAANLKGTFFSAGGVTYRWSQEDLDQVREQGHELAGHTILHPCARKNDWVKPGDASEDYDDARMAKELDENLANLINNGVKRELATFAYPCGNTSIGEDNHSYVPLVKERFFAARGTQFGFEIPSQGNTDLFEVKTVAGHERDLAYQLEQVTNAREKQGWLVIMFHGVGGDHLAISADDHKEILRFLQNDDSVWVATFQEAAAWVKSKQAAAPTAAIEME, encoded by the coding sequence ATGTTTCGCTCAACCCAACCCAATTGGCTTTTGCTGCTTGCCGTTTCCATCGCTTTTCCATCGACGGGCGTCGCCGAAGAGGGTTACTGGCCAGACGGCAAAACCTATTGCGTCACGCTGACCTATGACGACGGCATTCCGAGTCAGATCGTTCACGCCTTGCCACAGTTGAAGGCTGCGAACCTCAAGGGCACGTTTTTTTCGGCGGGTGGCGTCACCTATCGTTGGTCACAGGAAGACCTCGACCAGGTTCGCGAGCAGGGCCACGAGTTGGCGGGGCACACCATCCTTCACCCCTGCGCTCGCAAGAACGACTGGGTGAAACCGGGCGACGCCTCGGAAGATTACGACGATGCTCGGATGGCGAAAGAACTCGATGAAAACCTAGCCAACCTCATCAACAACGGCGTCAAGCGGGAACTTGCGACATTCGCTTACCCGTGCGGAAACACATCCATCGGGGAAGACAATCACAGCTATGTCCCGTTGGTCAAAGAGCGATTCTTCGCCGCGCGTGGCACCCAGTTTGGTTTTGAGATCCCCAGCCAAGGCAACACCGATCTGTTTGAAGTCAAAACCGTCGCGGGCCACGAACGTGACTTGGCGTATCAACTCGAACAGGTCACCAACGCACGAGAGAAACAGGGCTGGCTCGTGATCATGTTCCATGGTGTGGGAGGCGACCATCTGGCAATCAGCGCGGACGACCACAAAGAGATCCTTCGATTCCTGCAGAACGACGATTCGGTTTGGGTCGCAACTTTCCAGGAGGCTGCCGCTTGGGTGAAATCAAAGCAAGCGGCCGCACCAACCGCCGCGATTGAAATGGAATAG
- a CDS encoding DUF502 domain-containing protein — MRAFLLTLWQRGFIGTFLTGLFALLPLVITIWIMNWVAGILRGFVGAESLLGQGLRSIGLHFAANQWLATAIGWVFVVAAIWLVGLLVSSTARFRWQEWFDGSFKKIPVVKSVYGPVKQVVEMFSKQDESAMTGMKVVHCYVGDDESAGFLGLLPSTDTYRFQDKECHVIYLPSAPMPMTGFNMFIPVDHVTVVDMGVDDLMQVYFSLGVMTSTVVPPGVVLPKQKPGPT, encoded by the coding sequence ATGCGTGCTTTCCTTCTGACCCTTTGGCAACGCGGGTTCATCGGCACCTTCTTGACGGGCCTGTTTGCATTGCTGCCACTGGTGATCACGATTTGGATCATGAACTGGGTCGCCGGAATCCTCCGCGGGTTTGTCGGCGCAGAGAGCTTGTTGGGCCAAGGATTGCGTTCGATTGGATTGCACTTTGCCGCCAACCAATGGCTCGCCACCGCAATCGGTTGGGTGTTTGTGGTGGCCGCGATTTGGTTGGTCGGCCTGCTCGTCTCCAGCACCGCTCGTTTCCGCTGGCAAGAATGGTTCGATGGCAGCTTCAAAAAGATCCCCGTGGTCAAGAGCGTCTACGGACCTGTGAAGCAAGTCGTTGAGATGTTCTCCAAGCAAGACGAGTCCGCGATGACCGGAATGAAAGTCGTGCACTGCTACGTCGGCGATGACGAGTCAGCGGGCTTTCTGGGGTTGCTTCCCAGCACCGACACCTATCGATTCCAAGACAAAGAATGCCACGTCATTTACCTGCCGTCCGCCCCGATGCCGATGACCGGCTTCAACATGTTCATTCCGGTCGATCATGTCACCGTTGTGGACATGGGCGTTGACGATTTGATGCAGGTCTATTTTTCGCTGGGCGTGATGACGTCGACCGTGGTTCCACCCGGAGTTGTCCTTCCAAAACAGAAACCGGGACCGACATAA
- a CDS encoding sulfatase family protein, with the protein MNWLRWFVVSAVVAVPCLMDVEATQVRADDSTARPNIILVMADDLGIGDVSPTNPECKIKTPRLQQMADEGLTFLDAHTPSSVCTPTRYGLLTGRYNWRSRLAKGVLSGTSEHLIPGDRATLGHLLQGAGYHTAMIGKWHLGWDWHKDGKEIDFSKPVFNGPDSNGFDQYYAHCGSLDMPPYVWVDTGKPTSVPTRKEGVTKKENPYGWYRNGPIGDDFEIEQVLPHLFDKSIAYVEERVKEDKPFFLYLPLPAPHTPIVPVPPFKDASGMNPYADFVMQMDHHMGQLLDAVAKAGIEENTLVIFTSDNGCSPEANFGALAKYEHDPSAGYRGHKADIYEGGHRVPFIARWPGKVVAGKTTNAVACLTDVYTTLQSITDQPREATGGEDGFDLTGVFGGDEASEREALVSHSIGGSFAIRRGKWKLCLSRGSGGWSDPREPKAKQQGLPPMQLFDLQADPSERSNVAKQNPEVVDSLLRLLNDYVDSGRSTEGPKVANDREITFLPAGVSFPSP; encoded by the coding sequence ATGAATTGGTTGCGATGGTTTGTTGTTTCCGCGGTTGTTGCTGTTCCCTGTCTGATGGATGTGGAGGCGACGCAGGTTCGTGCCGACGATTCTACGGCTCGTCCAAATATCATTCTGGTGATGGCGGATGACTTGGGGATCGGCGATGTCTCGCCGACCAATCCGGAATGCAAGATCAAGACGCCGCGTCTGCAGCAGATGGCGGATGAAGGGCTGACATTCTTGGATGCTCACACGCCCAGTTCGGTGTGCACCCCAACACGGTACGGGCTGTTGACCGGTCGTTACAACTGGCGTTCGCGATTGGCCAAGGGCGTTTTGAGTGGAACCAGCGAGCACTTGATCCCAGGTGACCGAGCGACTTTGGGGCATCTGCTTCAAGGTGCCGGGTATCACACGGCGATGATCGGCAAGTGGCACCTCGGTTGGGATTGGCACAAGGACGGCAAAGAAATTGACTTTTCAAAGCCGGTTTTTAACGGTCCCGACAGCAACGGTTTCGACCAGTACTACGCTCACTGTGGATCACTGGACATGCCTCCGTACGTCTGGGTGGACACTGGCAAGCCAACTTCTGTGCCGACTCGAAAAGAGGGAGTGACGAAGAAGGAGAATCCCTACGGTTGGTATCGCAACGGACCGATCGGAGATGACTTTGAGATCGAACAGGTGTTGCCGCATTTGTTTGACAAGTCGATCGCCTATGTCGAAGAACGCGTGAAGGAGGACAAGCCGTTCTTCTTGTATCTGCCGCTTCCTGCCCCGCACACGCCGATCGTTCCGGTGCCGCCGTTCAAAGACGCCAGTGGGATGAACCCTTACGCGGACTTTGTGATGCAGATGGATCACCACATGGGGCAATTGCTCGATGCGGTTGCCAAGGCGGGCATCGAAGAGAACACATTGGTGATCTTCACCAGCGACAATGGTTGTTCACCGGAAGCCAATTTTGGTGCGCTCGCCAAGTATGAACATGATCCGAGTGCAGGCTACCGAGGGCACAAAGCAGACATCTACGAAGGCGGTCACCGTGTTCCCTTCATCGCGCGATGGCCAGGGAAAGTTGTGGCGGGCAAGACGACCAATGCGGTCGCTTGTTTGACCGATGTGTACACGACCTTGCAGTCGATCACGGATCAACCGCGGGAAGCGACAGGCGGTGAAGATGGGTTTGATTTGACCGGCGTGTTTGGTGGTGACGAAGCATCGGAACGCGAAGCGTTGGTCAGCCACAGCATCGGCGGTTCGTTCGCGATTCGTCGCGGCAAATGGAAGCTCTGCCTGTCGCGTGGCAGTGGCGGCTGGAGCGACCCGCGTGAGCCCAAAGCCAAGCAGCAGGGACTTCCGCCGATGCAATTGTTTGATTTGCAAGCGGACCCCTCAGAGAGATCCAATGTCGCGAAGCAGAATCCTGAAGTCGTCGATTCGTTGTTGCGCTTACTCAACGATTACGTTGACTCAGGCCGCAGCACCGAGGGACCCAAGGTCGCGAACGATCGCGAGATCACGTTCTTGCCAGCGGGCGTGTCCTTCCCAAGTCCTTGA
- a CDS encoding NAD(P)/FAD-dependent oxidoreductase, which translates to MNSTPSTRLPHVVIVGGGFGGLETAQRLRKSNVRVTIVDRHNYHLFQPLLYQVATGGLSPANIATPLRSIVRKQANCEVLMAEVTDFDVAHQRLMLADGELNYDYLVLAAGATHSYFGHDEWAKFAPGLKTIGDAAEIRRRIYLAFEAAERETDPERRQAKLTFVIVGGGPTGVELAGALSEIAQHTLKHDFRHIQPQDARIMIVEAAPHVLAHYPEDLCERAAEKIRSFGIEVHTHTKVTAINADAVHLSGPNGETIVATETVLWGAGVQANPLGKKLALALGIEVDRGGRLPVNQSCQLAGQDRIFAIGDIASFTDSDGKSLPGLASVAIQQGRYVAKAIPQLTSGESIDETFQYTDRGTMATIGRAAAVALIGKRRFYGLFAWLLWLFVHLMLIVQFQNRMLILVQWAWSYVTFNRSNRIITGEQPVQLISQPGKSASG; encoded by the coding sequence ATGAACTCCACTCCCTCAACCAGACTTCCTCACGTCGTCATTGTCGGCGGCGGTTTTGGCGGTCTCGAAACAGCTCAACGCCTTCGTAAATCGAATGTTCGCGTGACAATCGTGGATCGACACAACTACCACCTGTTCCAACCTCTTCTGTATCAAGTCGCCACCGGTGGACTGTCGCCCGCCAACATCGCCACTCCACTGCGATCGATTGTTCGCAAACAAGCCAACTGCGAAGTGCTGATGGCGGAAGTCACCGACTTCGACGTCGCTCATCAACGACTGATGCTCGCCGACGGCGAACTGAACTATGACTACCTGGTGCTCGCTGCCGGAGCCACCCACAGCTATTTCGGCCACGATGAATGGGCGAAGTTTGCCCCCGGCCTGAAAACAATCGGCGACGCAGCCGAAATCCGACGTCGCATCTACTTGGCCTTTGAAGCCGCTGAGCGAGAAACGGATCCAGAACGGCGCCAGGCCAAACTGACGTTTGTCATCGTCGGCGGCGGCCCCACCGGCGTGGAACTCGCGGGGGCACTGTCAGAGATCGCTCAACACACCCTCAAACATGACTTCCGTCACATCCAACCCCAGGATGCTCGGATCATGATCGTCGAGGCAGCACCCCATGTGCTTGCCCACTACCCCGAGGACCTCTGCGAACGAGCCGCTGAAAAAATCCGCTCGTTTGGAATCGAAGTTCACACCCACACAAAAGTCACCGCGATCAACGCCGATGCGGTTCACCTGTCCGGCCCCAATGGCGAGACGATTGTGGCCACCGAAACCGTGTTGTGGGGCGCCGGCGTGCAAGCCAACCCGTTAGGGAAGAAGCTCGCGTTGGCATTGGGGATCGAAGTCGATCGAGGCGGCCGCTTGCCAGTCAATCAATCCTGCCAACTCGCCGGCCAAGACCGCATCTTCGCAATCGGTGACATCGCTTCGTTTACGGATTCCGATGGCAAATCTCTGCCGGGACTGGCCTCCGTCGCGATCCAACAGGGACGCTATGTTGCCAAGGCGATTCCGCAACTGACAAGCGGAGAATCCATCGACGAAACGTTTCAGTACACCGACCGAGGAACGATGGCAACGATCGGTCGCGCCGCTGCGGTGGCTCTGATTGGCAAGCGTCGCTTCTACGGGCTATTCGCTTGGCTGCTTTGGCTGTTTGTTCACTTGATGCTGATCGTCCAGTTTCAAAACCGGATGTTGATCTTGGTCCAATGGGCGTGGAGCTACGTCACCTTCAACCGCAGCAATCGCATCATCACGGGTGAACAACCGGTCCAACTCATTTCGCAACCCGGCAAATCAGCCTCCGGATGA
- a CDS encoding MgtC/SapB family protein: MTFSDTLIPTLAAVLLGGAIGLERQTRGHAAGLRTHILVSLAASIFILASREMTSHSGGDMTRVVQGIAAGVGFIGAGAILKMSQEHEVIGLTSASTIWLAAAVGTACGLREYPLAVTSVVTTVVVLVILQPIEAHFDRKQKPPNDQKG; this comes from the coding sequence ATGACTTTCTCCGATACCTTGATTCCAACGCTCGCCGCGGTCCTGCTTGGTGGAGCAATCGGTTTGGAACGCCAAACACGTGGGCACGCGGCAGGACTGCGCACTCATATCCTGGTTTCCTTGGCTGCATCGATCTTCATCCTTGCGAGCCGTGAAATGACCAGCCATTCCGGAGGCGACATGACGCGAGTGGTTCAGGGAATTGCAGCGGGGGTCGGATTCATCGGGGCCGGAGCGATTCTGAAGATGAGTCAGGAACACGAGGTGATTGGACTCACTTCCGCCAGCACCATCTGGCTGGCCGCAGCGGTTGGAACCGCGTGCGGACTGCGAGAGTATCCGTTGGCCGTGACCAGCGTGGTGACGACGGTGGTGGTGTTGGTGATCCTGCAACCGATCGAGGCCCACTTTGACCGGAAGCAAAAGCCACCCAACGATCAAAAAGGTTGA
- a CDS encoding PRC-barrel domain-containing protein — MLISTETILGTELLGSDRSVGTICDLLFDDETWVVRHLVVDTGHWLPGRQVLLPPGVVENADWSAASAAVPLTSQQVSDSPSVESDRPVSRQMEIELYQHFDVPYYWGPAGATLAGSGYTPMPLAAGLLPMDQVETDDIQRNHLRSANEVSGYNIQGRDEHVGHVQGLLIDDVNWSLQKLIVDTRNWWPGKKVLISRELIREISWAEATVTVGLTQEQIKGSPLYEPAS; from the coding sequence ATGTTGATTTCCACCGAGACCATCTTGGGCACAGAATTGCTCGGATCCGATCGAAGTGTCGGAACGATCTGTGACCTGTTGTTTGATGACGAGACTTGGGTCGTCAGGCACCTGGTCGTTGACACAGGGCATTGGCTGCCTGGGCGTCAGGTCTTGTTGCCACCGGGCGTTGTTGAGAACGCGGACTGGAGTGCTGCGAGTGCTGCCGTCCCATTGACCAGTCAACAGGTCAGCGACAGCCCTTCGGTTGAGTCCGATCGCCCGGTATCGCGTCAGATGGAGATCGAGCTGTACCAGCATTTTGATGTGCCGTACTACTGGGGACCCGCGGGGGCAACGTTGGCCGGCAGCGGTTACACGCCGATGCCGTTGGCGGCAGGTTTGCTGCCGATGGACCAAGTCGAAACGGATGACATCCAGCGGAATCACCTCCGCAGTGCGAACGAAGTTTCAGGCTACAACATCCAGGGCCGCGATGAGCATGTCGGGCACGTTCAAGGATTGTTGATCGATGATGTGAACTGGTCCCTTCAAAAATTGATCGTGGACACTCGGAATTGGTGGCCAGGCAAAAAAGTGCTGATCAGCCGCGAGCTGATTCGAGAGATTTCGTGGGCGGAAGCGACCGTCACAGTGGGTTTGACGCAAGAGCAGATCAAGGGTTCGCCTCTCTATGAGCCGGCCTCGTGA